GGTGCAGTGAGAGAGAAAGACCGCATGAGTATTAAGACTTCGGTAGTGAGCGAGTTACTGCAAGCCTTGCCTCAACTGCGAACTCAAATTTATTTCAAATCTTCTTTAACGGCGCTGTCGCACGCCATGGAAGATCAAGTACTAGCTGCGATGACGGAGAACCCACTGCTTATCGCTAGTTTTCAACGGGAAAGTTTTTATCGCCAGGAAGCAAATCGTTACCACCGACTCGCGCAAAAAAGCAATCAAGTTTATGTGCTTGCGGCAGCCGAAACTGATTTTTCTAACGCATCAGAAGAATATGAGACAGTAGCTTTTGATCCCTATCAAGATGCGTTACGTCATGAGTGGCATTTAGTTGTTATTTCACAACACTACACAACGTGTCTAGTATGCCGCGAACGGCAAAATCCAGCACTGGAGCTATATTCAGCTGAATTACCCGTCAGTTTTGACATAGACCCAGCGCGCCAATTTGAGGGAATTTGGACATCAGACCGCGAAGCGAGTCATATTGCCGCCGATATTTTGCTACAACGGATTTTGACGTATCGACCGGAATTACGCACTAAAATTAACCAAGCGCAGCGCGACTTTGGTTTGTTACGTTTTTCGAGTCGTGCATCTTCAACATCGACGCGCAAGGTAGTCGGGAAACAACGCTCATCACAGCGCGTTGATTCAGATCCTTTTGTGCAGCGCTTAGTCACCTATCTGCAAGCGAGTCAATACAAGTTGCTCAAAGCGTATGGTTCGATCGCATTGCAAGAGCGCAAAGAACGTTTGGTGAACTCGATTACTGCGGCAATTCGTCGGGGTAGCGATAGCGGTCAGCCGCTGCATCCACAAGAAATTTTGAAGGTAGCCGTACAGCAGTTAGGCAAAGCAGTTTATGCGAGTCGCTGCTTAATTTATCGCGCGCAATCAACAGATGCTACGGCGACAATTAGCCATGAGTTTGTCAGTTCCGCAGAAGTCTCATCGCTCATTGGAAAAAAGCTGCCTTTACGGCAAAATCCCTTATTTCAAGAAGTTTTACAGCAGCAGGAGCGTGTTTATGTTGCTGATACTCATAGCGATGAACGAATTGGTACCTCTCAAGTTTTATCAACTGTTGTTGAGCAATGGGCAATTCGCTCTTGGTTGATGGTGCCGATATTCTATCAAGGCAAATTGTTAGGAATTATTGAGTTACATCATTGTGGTGAGACGACTTATCAATGGCAAAAAGATGATACAGCGTTGGTAGAAGCGATCGCAACTCAAATCGGTGCTACCTTAATCCAAGCTGAAGCCTATGCTAACTTAGAAGATCTCAATCAGCAGCTAGAGGCATTAGACCGTACTCGTAGCAATTTAATCGCGATCACAGGTCACGAACTACGCACACCGCTTTCAACGATCCAAGTATGTTTAGAAAGCCTTGCAAGTGAACCTGATATGCCGCTCGAACTACAGCAAGTTATGCTCAATACGGCATTAGCAGACTCAGAGCGGATGCGCAAGTTAATTCAAGACTTCTTGACGCTCTCCAACTTAGAAAGTGGTCGTATCCAATGGCATCTTGAGTCTTTACCGCTAGAAGAGTGCATCAGCTTAGCGATTAGCCGCACGCGTACGCGGACAAGCGCGGAAGATTTGCCAGAAATTGTGATTCAAATTCCTCAAGAATTACCGTTAGTGCGAGTTGATGGCGATTGGCTCGTTGAGGTAATTTCCAAACTCCTGGATAATGCTTGTAAATTTACACCAACTGACGGTCAAATTATGATCGCAGCGCGTTGTAATGGCAGCCAAATGCTTGAAGTGATCGTCGCTGACACAGGTCGCGGAATCGAACCTAACCGCTTAGAAGTCGTCTTTGACCGCTTTTATCAAGAAGAAGGAGCGCTACGCCGCACCGCAGGTGGCACAGGTTTAGGGTTAGCAATTTGTCGTCAAATTGTCAATAGCTGGGGCGGTCAAATTTGGGCAGAATCTGCGGGAAAAGATCGAGGCAGCCAGTTTCATTTTACAGTTCCCATTAGTGAAAATCGTCACGAGCAAATGTCATTAGTGACAAGTGGCTAGTGGAAGTGTCGGAGGTGTGGGGAGTGTGGGAGAGCCGAAAATACTACTTTTCCCTCTTATACCATTTTACTAAATAAAAACTACAAATCATTTCCCCTCTGCTTTTCGGCTCCAACTGTAACAGTTCCTAACATAGTAGTGAGACAAGGGCGATCGCGGTGCTACGATGCCCTAAAAACCTCAAGGAAGTTAACTTATGGCAGAAGAACTTTCGGGTCAAACACCAATTTTCGGTGGCAGCACCGGCGGATTATTAACAAAAGCATTTCGAGAAGAAAAGTACGTCATTACTTGGACTAGCCCTAAACAGCAAGTATTTGAAATGCCCACTGGTGGTACTGCGATTATGCAGCAAGGTCCTAACAAGCTGGAACTTGCGCGTAAAGAGTACTGCATTGCATTAGGAGGTCAACAATTACGCGCCAAATTCAGAATCACGGACTATAAAATTTACCGTGTTTATCCCAATGGCGAAGTTCAATACCTCCACCCAAGTGATGGCGTCTTCCCTGAAAAAGTCAATGAAGGTCGTCAAAAAGTTGGATACGTTGACCGTAATATTGGGAAGAATCCCGATCCAGCTAAATTGAAGTTTAGTGGAATGACCACTTACAACGCGCCAGGACCAAAATCTAGTGAAGCTGGAAAAGGTTCTCAGGATACTAAATCTGGCTCGCTTCCTCGGCAAGGTATTGAGATGTAAGCTATCTTTATCTATCTAATTCAGGATAGGGTTTCCTTGATTAAACTCCTTTGGGGTAAATTCAAGAACCCTAAGCCTCACCTCTTAGTTACAAGTCAGAGCCAGAAGCTAGAGTCATTAAAAGCGACACTCTGCCTTCTGGCTTTTATGCTTCTAAAATTCATGGACAGCTAAAGTCTTGGCTGACAACTTATAGTTTGTTATGGTTTTCCCTAATTTTTCCGAGTTCTCAGCCTTAGCGCAGCAAGGCAATTTCGTGCCAGTGTACCAAGAATGGGTCGCTGATTTAGACACGCCTGTTTCTGCTTGGTACAAGGTTTGTTGGAATCAACCGTATAGCTTTTTGTTGGAATCGGTAGAAGGTGGCGAGAACATCGGGCGCTATAGCTTCGTTGGCTGCGATCCGCTGTGGATTTTAGAAGCTAGGGGAAATCGCACAACACAACGCCATCGAGATGGTTCGGAAATTGTCTTTGAGGGCGATCCGTTTACAGTTTTAGCCGAGTGTTTAGCCCCTTATCATCCTGTGAAGTTGCCGCAACTTCCTCCAGGAATTGGTGGCTTGTTTGGGTTTTGGGGATATGAATTAATTCGTTGGATCGAACCGCGCGTTCCAGTTCATGAAGCCAGCGATACAGATTTACCTGATGGATTATGGATGCAGGTTGATCATCTCTTGATTTTTGACCAAGTTAAGCGCAAAATCTGGGCGGTTGCTTATGCCGATCTACGCGAGGCGCAAGGCGATTTGCAGCAAGCATATCAAAAAGCCGAAAACCGCGTGGCTCAAATGGTTAGCAAGCTACAGCTATCTTTGTCGTCTAAAGATACTGTTTTAGAATGGACTCCGCCTATTAGTAATACTCCCAAGCTAGACTATGCAAGCAACACGTCGCGCGCCGCCTTTTGTGCGAATGTCCAAAAAGCGAAAGAATATATTCATGCTGGCGATATTTTCCAAGTTGTTCTCTCGCAGCGACTGTCTACTAAATACTCAGGCGATCCGTTTTCGCTGTATCGTTCTTTACGCTTGATTAATCCTTCGCCATACATGGCTTATTTTCACTTCCATGATTGGCAAATTATTGGTTCGAGTCCCGAAGTGATGGTCAAGGCGGAACGCGATGAAAATAATCGCCTGATAGCAACAGTACGACCAATCGCCGGAACGCGCCCTCGAGGTAAAACACCGCAAGAAGATGCGGCTTTAGCAGAAGATTTATTACAAGACCCAAAAGAAGTTGCGGAACACGTGATGCTTGTTGATTTGGGACGCAACGATCTCGGACGTGTTTGCCGAAGCGGTACAGTCAAAGTTGACGAATTGATGGTAATTGAGCGATATTCGCACGTGATGCATATCGTCAGCAATGTCGTAGGAGAACTTGCGCCTGGACAAAGTGCTTGGAATTTACTCAAAGCTTGCTTTCCCGCAG
This sequence is a window from Chroogloeocystis siderophila 5.2 s.c.1. Protein-coding genes within it:
- a CDS encoding DICT sensory domain-containing protein — encoded protein: MSIKTSVVSELLQALPQLRTQIYFKSSLTALSHAMEDQVLAAMTENPLLIASFQRESFYRQEANRYHRLAQKSNQVYVLAAAETDFSNASEEYETVAFDPYQDALRHEWHLVVISQHYTTCLVCRERQNPALELYSAELPVSFDIDPARQFEGIWTSDREASHIAADILLQRILTYRPELRTKINQAQRDFGLLRFSSRASSTSTRKVVGKQRSSQRVDSDPFVQRLVTYLQASQYKLLKAYGSIALQERKERLVNSITAAIRRGSDSGQPLHPQEILKVAVQQLGKAVYASRCLIYRAQSTDATATISHEFVSSAEVSSLIGKKLPLRQNPLFQEVLQQQERVYVADTHSDERIGTSQVLSTVVEQWAIRSWLMVPIFYQGKLLGIIELHHCGETTYQWQKDDTALVEAIATQIGATLIQAEAYANLEDLNQQLEALDRTRSNLIAITGHELRTPLSTIQVCLESLASEPDMPLELQQVMLNTALADSERMRKLIQDFLTLSNLESGRIQWHLESLPLEECISLAISRTRTRTSAEDLPEIVIQIPQELPLVRVDGDWLVEVISKLLDNACKFTPTDGQIMIAARCNGSQMLEVIVADTGRGIEPNRLEVVFDRFYQEEGALRRTAGGTGLGLAICRQIVNSWGGQIWAESAGKDRGSQFHFTVPISENRHEQMSLVTSG
- the trpE gene encoding anthranilate synthase component I, with amino-acid sequence MVFPNFSEFSALAQQGNFVPVYQEWVADLDTPVSAWYKVCWNQPYSFLLESVEGGENIGRYSFVGCDPLWILEARGNRTTQRHRDGSEIVFEGDPFTVLAECLAPYHPVKLPQLPPGIGGLFGFWGYELIRWIEPRVPVHEASDTDLPDGLWMQVDHLLIFDQVKRKIWAVAYADLREAQGDLQQAYQKAENRVAQMVSKLQLSLSSKDTVLEWTPPISNTPKLDYASNTSRAAFCANVQKAKEYIHAGDIFQVVLSQRLSTKYSGDPFSLYRSLRLINPSPYMAYFHFHDWQIIGSSPEVMVKAERDENNRLIATVRPIAGTRPRGKTPQEDAALAEDLLQDPKEVAEHVMLVDLGRNDLGRVCRSGTVKVDELMVIERYSHVMHIVSNVVGELAPGQSAWNLLKACFPAGTVSGAPKIRAMEIIYELEKCRRGPYSGAYGYYDFEGQLNSAIAIRTMIVRNQTVSVQAGAGLVADSDPDKEYEETLNKARGLLEAIRCLRPS